A genomic segment from candidate division WOR-3 bacterium encodes:
- a CDS encoding aromatic amino acid ammonia-lyase yields the protein MAIILDGKSLTIEKLVAIARHHEKVELAPESLEEIKRCRAMLEKKLAAREIMYGINTGIGELSEVVLPDEQIEQFQKYLIYNHAAGIGEPMPIEYVRGAMASRINVHAKGKSACRPEITLTLVEMLNKGVTPVVCKKGSVGACGDLAPMSQIALLMLGEGEAFYQGERLPGRVAMERAGIPIPGLKARDGLAIINGSNFITAISALQLYDINRWLKQAEIACAMTLEALIANLKPYDVRVHEVRGFPGAIRSARAIMKCIEGSDLLTGKFKTKVQDAYSMRSSPQVIGAAHDAVRWAREQVEIELNGVGDNPIFLPEYNLTLTGANFQGTPISLPMDMVGAAVTMVCVLSERRMNRLTNPNLSVGLPAFLTKDPGVFSGFMLSQYTADMLIVEQRILSMPASIQSIPAAADQEDFVSMGMNTALKNEQILDNAYGILGIEFMAAAQALDFREFNPGRGVNAARRVIRKYVTHLEEDRPLYPDHNKMKELVKSCEILEAVEKEVGPLE from the coding sequence ATGGCGATTATTCTTGATGGCAAAAGTTTAACCATTGAAAAACTTGTGGCAATTGCTCGCCACCATGAAAAGGTTGAATTAGCCCCCGAATCTTTGGAAGAGATAAAGAGATGTCGGGCAATGCTGGAGAAAAAATTGGCGGCAAGAGAGATCATGTATGGAATAAATACAGGGATTGGTGAATTATCAGAGGTGGTTCTTCCCGATGAGCAGATTGAGCAATTCCAGAAATACCTTATCTACAACCATGCGGCAGGGATTGGTGAACCGATGCCCATAGAGTATGTCCGGGGTGCGATGGCAAGTAGGATAAATGTCCATGCCAAGGGAAAATCCGCCTGTCGACCCGAGATAACCCTGACGCTGGTGGAGATGCTAAATAAAGGGGTGACCCCGGTCGTCTGCAAAAAAGGTTCGGTCGGTGCTTGTGGTGATCTCGCACCGATGTCACAGATTGCCCTTTTGATGCTGGGCGAAGGCGAGGCATTCTACCAGGGTGAAAGATTGCCGGGTCGCGTGGCGATGGAGCGCGCGGGTATTCCTATTCCGGGATTAAAAGCAAGAGATGGCTTAGCCATCATCAATGGTTCCAATTTTATCACTGCGATCAGTGCCCTTCAGTTATACGATATCAATCGCTGGCTTAAACAGGCAGAGATCGCCTGTGCCATGACCCTCGAGGCATTGATTGCAAATTTAAAACCATACGATGTGCGCGTCCATGAAGTCCGGGGCTTTCCCGGTGCGATTCGTTCGGCAAGGGCGATAATGAAGTGTATTGAAGGCAGTGATCTCCTCACAGGAAAATTTAAAACCAAGGTCCAGGATGCCTATTCCATGCGCTCTTCGCCCCAGGTGATCGGTGCAGCCCATGATGCGGTGCGCTGGGCTCGGGAGCAGGTTGAGATTGAATTGAATGGGGTTGGAGATAATCCTATATTCTTACCCGAGTACAATCTCACACTGACCGGTGCTAATTTCCAGGGAACACCCATCTCTCTTCCAATGGATATGGTCGGTGCTGCAGTCACGATGGTCTGTGTCCTTTCTGAACGGCGCATGAACCGGCTTACCAATCCCAATTTGAGTGTGGGACTTCCAGCATTTTTGACTAAAGATCCCGGTGTCTTTTCAGGTTTTATGCTCAGCCAGTACACCGCGGATATGCTCATCGTGGAACAAAGGATTCTCTCTATGCCTGCCTCTATCCAATCGATCCCGGCAGCCGCAGACCAGGAAGATTTTGTATCCATGGGAATGAATACCGCTTTAAAAAATGAACAAATCCTTGACAATGCCTATGGCATCCTCGGGATTGAATTCATGGCTGCAGCCCAGGCATTGGATTTTCGCGAATTCAATCCAGGTCGAGGGGTGAATGCCGCACGAAGGGTGATCAGAAAATATGTCACTCATCTGGAGGAAGACCGACCGTTATACCCTGACCATAACAAAATGAAGG
- a CDS encoding Spy/CpxP family protein refolding chaperone, producing MQWVSGGLILLLAGVTAFAQHWCPRHEIKAKPEPPIEMLVDLSPEQKTQLENIRIETRKNIIPIKSQIELKEIELQQAMKSDNPDKDKILKLSKEIHELEWQIKKLNIEERLKINSILTPEQKEKIRMHKRRIIKKIEIEDDIEKED from the coding sequence ATGCAATGGGTGAGTGGCGGATTGATCCTTTTGTTGGCAGGCGTCACAGCATTTGCCCAGCACTGGTGCCCAAGACATGAAATAAAGGCAAAACCAGAACCCCCTATAGAGATGCTCGTGGATCTATCTCCGGAGCAAAAAACCCAGCTGGAAAACATTCGGATTGAAACGCGCAAGAATATCATTCCCATTAAATCCCAGATTGAGTTAAAGGAAATCGAACTCCAGCAGGCGATGAAAAGCGATAATCCGGACAAGGATAAAATTCTGAAGTTGAGTAAAGAGATTCATGAGCTGGAATGGCAAATTAAAAAGTTAAATATTGAAGAACGTTTGAAGATAAACTCTATTTTGACACCCGAACAGAAAGAGAAGATAAGAATGCACAAAAGGCGGATAATCAAAAAGATTGAGATTGAAGATGATATTGAGAAAGAAGATTGA